TATCACATGTTCTGCTCCTATAAAACATGTATGTAGATGATTAAATGCTCAGCTTGGCTGCAGACTCCCCCCGCACTAAACTTTTAATCGATGTGTTGCTGTCTGGCAGGGATCCTCGCCGGCGGCGGAAGACGGATGGTTTCACAGGGAGGAGACggtgtgatgctgcagctgcagctcgcATTAATAAACGCTGATGAgtctgtttttctctaaaagCCATTTCTGCTTTATCATTGTGAGCACAATAAAAGACGACAGGTAAAGacagatgggaggaggaggtaaAGGTCAGGGTGACAATGATGTTCGACAACGCTCGTGAAGATCATAAAATCTGATTAACTGtctgtttaatggtgctgatgaGTTTCAATTAGAAGCCAAAAGAGCTGAGCTGTTCTTAGTAGCTTCTTGGGTCCACCTGAActcaatccaacacaacagaaTTGAAATAAATCcttataaaattacatttttgttgcCACCATGTCAGAGATTTAACTCTGTGAGTCTGCAGTTAAACgtgatgttgtatttatttattgaaatgagtTTCTAATATTCTGTCACCTTCATTTACACACAGTTGGACAGAATATAACCAAAGAAAGTTGATAAAAtacactgtataaaaataatggacgtagccaccatgatgtcaccgattggtttttggactgttttgaagccttgagtttgcattttgactgtcgccatcttggatttttggagccagaagtgaccatatttggacgagacggtggagctgaccctaatgctagctgctagcttggttagcatggtctatatacagtctatggttaacaatgataatgctaattccaatgctaatgctaatattaACTTGtgaaaacaggcttaaaaccattaaaacaaactgtactTAAGAAACAACTGAACATCCGATTCTTTAGAGGATCTTTTAGTTCAACCAAATACTGAACAAGACCTTTTAGGCgatcaaaatgttacaattaactttcatgaactgaaaacacactgggGTTACGCCATGATTATGTTGCCAAACCAACGTTGttgccgtggtagcgacttCCATCCAGGGCTTTCTaagtaaagttatgcataattaagggcgtggctgctttgagtgacaggtgggtgccgTCACAGGGAAGTCGCTACCGTGGCGACAACATTGGTTAGGTCACATAACTAtggctatttcagtgtgttttcagttcatgaaagttaattgtaacaatttggtcgcctaaaaaagtcttgttcagtgtttggttgaacTAAAAGAGCTTCTAAGTACCAGTAAGTACATtctgttttaatggttttaagactgtttttcactagcaaaaattagcattatcacatttaaccatagactgtaaatgcaccatgctaaccaagctagcagctagtagctagcattagggtcagctccacccaaatatggtcacttctggctccagtATATGTTTATGTCTTTAAACATGGCTGTAGGGAGTATTATCTGTAAAATGTACTTGCTACACCTCTATACTGTactaacatatactgtactgtaagctagcctcacacacacacacacacacaaacacacacacacacacacatacctaccTTCAATAAGCAATATCATAAGCTGGTATTGATCCTTTGTGTTGtggcacacacagagagacttGCTTTAATCAACTCTGCCATTTTCCTATTGATCtccatgcccccccccccccccccccccctacacacacacacacacagttaacagCGACAGGAAATGTGAATGGAAATGATGGATGATGCTCCCAGCAGAGCTTTGAATAATTACAGTTATATTTATAGCTTCggtgattatttatttgtttgtttatttatagttTTCCTCTCACCTTCATATATTAACCATTTTTCCTCTTTGGTTGTTTTAATGGCCAAATTAAAGACATTAAACTACCTGTAAAACAACATCTAACAGCCTTTAATGCCACACAGTATATTGtataatttgtgtctgtttaatgagcagctgcagagaatAAATCATTACAGAAACAGTTTTATATCAGTTTGATTTCTGGATGATAACAACAGACATACTGACATAACTCATTTTAAATGAGAGAAACATGAAATAGGAAGCAGAGTGacgatgaggaggagaggaaggtcAGGAGTGTGTCGGATTTGTGTCAGATTACAGCTCAGCTTCAGGACTGAAACCTCATCCAGCAGAGAGGAAACGCTTTGGTTTCTATGGTTTGTGTTGGAGGGAAAATAACTACGAGATCAACAGGTTCAGGACCGTCACAGACATGTTGGCCCAATGAATAAGTGAATACATGAATTCACACTACATGTCTGTTGGGTCGTCTCATTCATCAGCAGGCTGCTGCAGTAACTGCCAAACTGTGTTTCATCAGAACAAATCCTGCAGTTTTTAACTAGATctaaagaggagaggagagatatCCAGATATGGTTGTGTAGACTATTAACCAtgtagtgtttatttatttgtttcagtttcCTGTCAAAGGAACTCAAATGCAGTTGTTGGGCATTACAACATGCTTTAATCGAGAGTCGATACCATGAGCCAAATTTAAGAACTAAgatataaaattttaaaaagaaatagaCAAAAATGCATAAAGGCCACTAATGTAGTCAGAGGTCAAAGGGCAGGTGCTTGAGGGGTCACTTGAGACACTCTGAGTCCAGTCTGAAGcgtctgacatcatcacatcaccAGCAGAGTTTTTTCTCTCTGGTCTCTaagtatatttattattattacttgaACTAAATGCAAACATCTACATGCTAATATGCTGGTGTTTACcgtgctaacatttgctaattagcattaaacacaaagtacagctggaGACTGAcaggaatgtcattagtttttcaggtgtttggtcataaaccaaagtatgggacaaactgaaattttgaccaCATGATGTAACACAAATGTCTGAAGCTAATTTCATAGCAAACAATCTgatagttattgagatatttgaGTTAAGTGGTGGACAGAGACCTGCTGCTCGTTTTCATGCTGCCTGCATAACTAAAACTAATTAATCACCATTAATGATATTTTACATACTAACATAAAACTTAATTAAATTGTTGAGATGGAACATGATAAGGAATGAGGAGCAGGACGGACCTCAGGCAGTGAAACAAGCGTTGTGAGAACTCTGTCTCTGCATGGCTCTGCTGTCAGACTCGGAGGTTAAACTGCTGTCAGTTGACATAATCTCTCCCTCAATGAAACCAAACGATCACACACAAAGCTGCACTTTTCAGGGATTAGCAGCAGGATTAAGGAAGAAGAAAACCGGCTAAGAGTTTCTTAGCGACACATTATAAAGAGTTTTACATGGACAGAAAAGGACGGTACAGACAGGATCTGACCACGTTCCAGAGTTTATTCCTCTGGTTTTACAGTGCAGGTAATTCCTTAATTTACAGAGAttagtttcattttctgtaGATATCTAAAAGACTTTTGAGTCGACTAAAATCAGACTCACACATGACTGAAACAATATAAAACTCATTATTCATCACTACAAACTGTGAACTCCTGTTTAGGATTTTCCAGATCCACCACTAGTTCTTAGATACAAACCGAAAAccatcatctgtctgtcatctcaaccagcagctgactgactgaaaacacgatgctgttattagtctttggagccgtttctaaacaaactaacgtgaccaaactcttcatgatgaaggaacatgtcacccagtgcagcgatgtgactcactgacgtgtttttaataagatatatcaggctgtagatacacacacacaatacttatacTGTAGATCAGTtcgttgttggtttggatccaaacatgttTCAAGTTTCAACTCTCAAACAATGTATGCTGAGAGTCTGAATATTCATCCGTCCATCCATAAATCCAGTCATCCATAAATCCATCcagtcatccatccatccatccatccatccatccataaatccagtcatccatccatccatccataaatccatacatccatccatccatccataaatCCAGTCATCCATAAATCCATCcagtcatccatccatccatccatccatccatccatccatccatccatccatccataaatccagtcatccatccatccatccatccatccatccatccatccatccatccataaatccagtcatccatccatccatccataaatccatacatccatccatccatccataaatCCAGTCATCCATAAATCCATCcagtcatccatccatccatccatccatccatccataaatccagtcatccatccatccatccataaatccataaatccatccatccataaatCCAGTCATCCataaatccatccatccatccagtcatccatccatccatccatccataaatccagtcattcatccatccatccatccatccatccatccataaatCCAGTCATCCATAAATCCATCcagtcatccatccatccatccatccatccatccatccataaatCCAGTCATCCATAAATCCATCcagtcatccatccatccatccatccataaatccagtcatccatccatccatccataaatccatccatccataaatccatccatccatttgttATCCAGTTAGTCTGATTATCTAAACTGGAAATTTCAAGTAAAATCAATGAACTTGTGTATTCACATTAAATTAATGgcaaaagattaattgattccATTAAATTCCTGTATGATGTTTCACATGTATGAACAAATGAATTGATGCGATGCAACAGGTGCAGAAGATCAGCTGAACGTTACAACTAAACATCCAACAACAACGATccacaaaccacagaaacaacacactaacatgTCTGCATGTGACAGGAGAAGACAAAATGTTCACTCTCAGAGTTAAAAACTCAAACGGGTCCTCAGAGAGTCAGAAGaagagcagacaaacacacacacacggttcaGCAGGTTGAGTGGTCAAACAGTGACACCTGGTGAGTCATTTGAACATGAATCTTCACTGTCAGGAGAGAAATCTGTTGCTTTGTCTGTTTAGtgtctgttttactgttttgggtgagaagaaattacatttattgtgGATAATTTTGAtcaatcaaacattttctgatcCCATCATCTGACAGAGCTGCGGTCAAAACCTGTTTACGTCACATAAAGTATACACAAAGTTAATAAACAGAACCAGAAATGTGACAGACTGAACATTTGTTCAGTGTTACAGGTTCTGCTCTTGTTCTCACAGTTAAATGACTCagcagcagctgtcaatcagctCATTGACCTCAGCTGAGTTTGTGCAGAAATATGCTGCAAAAACAGCCAAAACTAGTTATTTTTTCCCTTGAAATCCTGCAGCAGTATGAGATGATTCCTCTTCTTCATGCTGCAGTTTCTGTCAATAAAGAATTTTCTGGAAGTAAGTTCAAACTTAAATTGTAGGAAATCCAGTTTTATGTTAAGTAAAGTTTCATCCTGATTTTCCCAAAATGACgaatgaagaaaaagacaaccagaaatacaaaatacagaacattCATTTCATACCAGAGTggatcattttatattttacatctgtCCTGATGAACCAACTCGGTCTATTTCACCCTCACTTTGTCATCTTCTGAATCCTTTTtcgttgttgtgttttttccaaaCACAACAACGCTGATAGAAAACATCAGGAAGTTCAAGAACAATATGAGAGAGAATCACAGCACTTCTTTAAATACAAatctttatttatcaaaaaactGAGGCTTAACATCATCCAGCAGGTCCATCTcagtacagaacacacagcATGCAAGTGTTTATTTTCcaataaagttaattaaaacTCTAATTTGATAaagtaaaattatgtttttctcaTCTGCTCAgcttttgttaaaatgttacaGTCATTTTTGAGGATTCAGTCTGAAGCAGCTTTAGGTCACTTGTACAGTAACTGGTTTAAAATCATCAGAGATAATGAGATGTAAGGTTGAGAAATGACTTATTCACTGCAAGATGGACAAAATGGAGAATATATTTGTTGGAATAAAGAATGTAGTTGGTGGTTTATCCCTCTCATATGCCTTAAAATCTAATTTACCTTCTGTTTGCTTTTCCaacatgaagagtttggtctcgttagtttgtttaaaaacggctccaaagactaataacagcatcatgttttcagtctctggagagtagttctgtgtacggcagacgccactgagcatgtgcaggaacacggttctgtttacagcaaAGTTGTACTGAAGTTTTTTACAATGTACAGTGTAGTACACAACAAGTTAGTGAagaaccgtgttcctgcacatgctcagtagcatctgccttacacagaactactctccagagactgaaaacatgatgctgttattagtctttggagccgtttttaaacaaactaacgagaccaaactcttcatgatgaaggaacatgtgacccagtgcagcggaatggctcattgatgtgtttttaataagatatatcaggctttaatatacacacacaatacttgttagtagatcagttcattgttgatttggatccaaacatgagatttgttgacaagaagaaaaatatagaaaatttcCAGACATATCCTTTAATCTTCAGAAAGAAACACTACAGGATCAGACCTGATTAAACTGGATTTCATTTGTTCCGGGTCTGACTCAAGTCCTGGTTTTAGGAACCAACTGGACCTGTAAAGACCTCAATGACTGAACAGCTGGAGCTTCTGCCGtgtaaaaaatattataatataaatgaatgtgactCGTTAAAGAAGAGATTTTGTGttagaaaacacaacagatttATGAGTCAGATATATAAAATGAAGCATTTTCCAGTTATTTTACAATAGAGGtgaattattttcaattaaaaagCATCTTCTTGTCAgtgtttcattctgtttttacttGTGATATTTTCTCACCTGCTAATGAAGGAACCAAATGCTGCGTTCAGGTGTTGTGGATAAAGATGGAAAAAGGAGGTGCTGGATTCAGACACATTCTGGTGTGATTGAGTCTGTCCAACACTTTGATCCAGAGACATTTTAACAAGTACTGACcatgaaaacagacattcaCGGTATTCCTGCTCCTCAGGGGATGAACCCCAACATGGTTAACATTTCCTCTTGTACAcaggaaaatattttaataataaatctaatgtttatcagtttgtttttttccaaaatgttacTTACTGTGGCTGCAATGAACACTGCTGCCTCTAGGGGACGATAGAAGGACATACagcatgttgtttgtttagtttttatggATTTACTTGTAATGatcaaatgttatattttatcttaGAAAAACAACATCCATCAAGTGACAGCGCCCTCTAGTGGCCACAGAAATTATGACTCTTTTCTGTCTGGAGCGACAGAGGAAGTAGTGTGATGTTATTCTGTACTGTTCGTGTCCTgttttgtaaaactgaaaactggTATTTTTGTAGTCATCCTGCTGATCAgattataaaacatgtaaaggtacagtatgtagaatttagtggcatctagcagaacagactttgcagatatggaatataatattcataagtatgttttaattagtgtataatcacctgaaaataagaatcgttgttttcgttaccttagaatgagccctttatatctacagagggagctGGTCGTCTTCCATGGAAGGcggccatgtttctacagtagcccagaacagacaaaccagtttgtcagtttgttgcaatctgcaacttcaccactagatgccactaaatcctacagactggtcctttaactgtGTCGTCCTCAAGGCCAGTtacaaaacaatcattttgtcatttaattcgGAGAACTTGTTCTAATTTCAAAatcagtaaaaagtaaaaagtttgTTTCAAAGGCTGAGTTTGgttttgggggggaggggggggtggggttagtGTCAGGGGAGCGTCCCCTTCACCTGGAACCAATCatctgctgttgtttgtgttttcctccGTCCAGCTGACAGGTAGGGAGGGCGGAGTCACAGTCCACATCAGGAGCCAGGTCAGGTACGGGGGCGGGGTCAGGAGTACAGTGAGCATCATGGGCGGGGTCAGGAATCGGGGCAGGGTCTGTTTCCGGGACAGGGTCAGACCTGATCTCAGTCCTGTCAGGTGACACCTGCTGTATCTCTACTGTAAGCTCCACCCCCGTGTCCTCCACCTGACTGACAAAGTCAGCGCCCCCCGAGCAGCTGTGCTGTGGCTCCTTGCCTCTGCCATTTGACCCCGCCTCCCTGCATGCCCCCTCCCTCTTCACCTTACCCCTCCCTCTAGGTGGGGCATGTCTGTCTCTGCGGCTCTGGTTGGCTGAGGCCCGCCTGTTTCTACGGCACTGATTGGctcctgctctgtctctctgcttctgGCTGTGGATGGATTGCGCCCTCTGCAGCGCCAGCATGGCGAGGTCAGAGTGAGACGACGTGCTGTCTATCAGCCTCCTGCCGAGAGCCAGCGGCCGCAGCGGCAACGCCAGCCTCAGCCGCAGCCAGAAGCGTGACCGCCGCGACTCGGATCGACTCCCTCGCCACGTCACTGTGGTGGCGGCGGCCTGCCGGAGCTGAGCCACCTCCACACAGGGAAGTTTACTGACTGAGCGGTAAGTGACAGCAACAATGGAGGCATGGTGGCCGTGTTGGACGTACAGACCCAGGCGACACTCCAGCAGGCTGAAGCTCTTTTCTGCCAGGAAGTTGGGGCTGAGGACGAAGAGTAGGCGGCGGCTTCGCTGCATCGAGTGCACGATGGCCTCCGACAGATCTGACAACACAACAACTTTACATCAGTACAAGAAGAAGACAGCTGAGATGGTGTTTGAATGCAGATTGTGTTCACTGTGTTAACTGTctgaaaaaatgtatgaaaaaagtgtttggtttggtAAATGTACATCTGGTTAACTTCCTCACTTTAAACAAAGCAGCACACAGTCGCTTCCCTGAAGTTTTCCATAGGAAgcctcctgacttttcatctagtgccactaACAGGTCAAAACATGCTACTGTTAGAATGCTAAATGTATGCATGTTAATGTTGTTTGAAGGGAGGGCTAACTCTGATGAAGGCCATAAGCCGAAACACATTGGTTATTCTTATTAAAGTTATTCTTTATACTACAGATGCCCTTTTAGTATGTTCCTGTTAGCATGAAGCTCAAATCAGAGCTGATCAAGCCTAAATTCAGCTGATGTTGATAAAGAACACCTggcttggccctaaacaccttagaaacacattatctaatgatatagctactctggatggcattaccctggcctccagcaccaccgtaaggaatctttgatcaggatatgtcctttaactcccacataaatcaaatttcaaagactgccttttttcacttacataatatcgcaaaaaatcaggcacatcctgtctctaaaagatgcagaaaaactagttcacgcatttgttacttctaggctggattattgcaattccttattatcaggctgccctaacaagtctctaaagactctccagctggtccagaatgcagctgcacgtgttctgactaaaactagaaaaagagatcacatttctcccattttagcttcactacattggcttcctgtaaaatctagagtagaatttaaaatccttctcctaacttacaaagcccttaatagTCAGgaaccatcatatcttgaagagctcatagtaccgtattatcccactagaacactgcgctcccagtatgcagcttactggtggttcctacagtctttaaaagtagaatgggaggcagagccttcagctatcaggctcctctcttgtggaaccatcttccagattcagtccggggtgcagacaccctctctatgtttaagagtaggcttaaaactttcctttttgataaagcttatagttagggccgaccaggctcgccttggatcagcccttagttatgctgctataggcctagactgctgggggacttcccatgatgcactgagctcctctctcctcctcctcctctccatctgtatgcattcatgtaaaatcaatgcatgtcactaactttgcttcttccccggagttttttgtgctttctcatctcacaggaaaccctgggttgcaggccaagccttcgcggtccttcgcagtcctgttggcatccttcccaGGCTGTTGCTACTGCTGTTgctattgttatgattgttgttattctgtccccccctccctttccctctctctttctctctctcagcccaaccggtcaaagcagatggccgcccaccaagagccgggttctgcttgaggtttctacccgttaaaggggagtttttcctcaccgctgccgccaagtgctgctcatgggggaattgttgggtctctgtaaattaaagagtacggtctgGACCTGCTctaagtgccctgagatgacttttgttgtgatttaacactatataaataaaaattgattgtttttaattatgtaCCAGTGCTGCTAATGTGGCTATAAACTGTTAGCATTGCTATAATTCCTGCCTCCCACTCAGCTGCTGGTTTCatttaattgaaaaacaaacaaaaccaacatgCACAAACTCAAAACCTGCTGCAGACtgataattcaacattttgtcaAGTTAATTCATGAAGAATGTTTTGGTAAACTTTATTAATGCTAATAAGTGCAGATTGATTTAAACTCTGCACTGTTTatctaaaaatgaaatttaaatgttaatgcaCAGAAGTATATAATAGACATAAGTGTTGTACAAGTGTAGAATCTGTGATTTCACATTTAACTACTGGAGCCAAAATAATAATTGCAAGAATTATATTTGTTACTATGCGTGAATTATGATCCtaactacatactgtatatgtgtgtatttaaggAAGTGAAAGACATGAAATGAAGCACGTTGAAATGAATAATGATGGCAACATAATACCAGATGaaaaattcatttattaaaaaaaaaaagaaatattgtaGACTGCTAAAATAGGAAATTTAGAGCATGACAAAGTGCAGGATTGATGTGCATTCTCCCATAAcaattctgttttttaaagtgttaaaaatgAATAGCACGGTACATTCTTAAAAGAAAGTAACTATAGTAGATTTACTGTTGATATAGTgaatgtagaaaaataaaaatagcgacaaaaacatcaacaaaacacagaaagtgCACAGTAATAGTAACATTTGAAGGTAAAGGTTAGGTAGGATTTActttgtttatacattttctgtgactaatatttaaaacattgcaGTACATGGATCcctcctgtctgtgtttcctATAACATTTTATAGCTGTGTTGCTATAAAACGAATCTATTGCATGTGATCTTGTGCATCTATTTCTACGCAGATGACACTCAActctatttcagtgtttttaccacAGCAGTGTTTAAGTGTATCAAAATGCAAAACCCCCCGACTTATTGCTAGAGATACAAATACAGTTTTCACCCCAGGAAACTAGAATTTTACTTCAATTTTGTACTGTTTTTcctgattttctttcatttttaaaatatttcacttcATTACAAATAAGAAGTCAATACATGTTAGCCACTCTAGTGGTGCAGCTTTAGGGATGGAAATGTTgttcagtccaccactttggtccatattgaaatatctcaacaactactgagAAGATTGTAATGAAactttgtacagatattcatgggGCTCAGAGGATTACGCCTGCTGACTTTAGTGATCTTCTgatttttcctctagcaccaccatgagatCAAATGTACAATTTTTCCAAAAACTTAAGTTAATCATAGGatacctgtaaaactaatgaCTCCTTTCAGCCTCAGCTGTCCAAACACTgtgtgctaacatgctaatgctaGAACGCTAAACATTAAATATGcacatgctaatgttagcattaagcTCAAAGCACAGGTTGACATGGAGGCTGTCAAGCGCAGTCTGAAATGTCCtaaaatgcttgttttattGCAACAAGTGCAGTTTATATCACTTTTTCTATTGTGTCTCCTGGCacatttttgatatattttgccTTGATTGACGGGTGTCTCATCGTATCAGCTGCTGTGATTGATTGCTTCTGCCCTTTTTGCACAAGCAGTAAGATGTAAAACAAAATTCCAGGCCtcaaaatgcacacatgcagtaGTGGTTCATTTCATGTAAAATACTGCATCCATATGATGATCTGTGATCTGGAAAGACACTCTGGCATCATACAATATACAGTGATAATGAACAGATAGTGTGAGATGAAAAGTGAGGTATGATAATGAGAGAACTAATACTGAAGCCAGGAAACAAAAAGGTATTAATCTGAGAAGTATTgcgcatttttttttactgttttacttgTTCTGTTGCTCTTTGGATGCTGTTGACTGAGTGTTTTGTCTCTCTTCTGTATTCTTTTTAAATAACTCTTCCTCTCCAGGATGACTTCAGGACAGAAATATCCACCAACTCTTTGGTTTCTCAGCACCCGCTGTACGATACTTTCTGATCACATTCTTGCTCTCCTCATTTTAGCTCTTCAACTGGTAAGACTAATGATAGTTAAATCATCAGGATGTTGCTGTGGCTGCAATGAATACTGCGGCCTGTAGGGGGCAGTAGGAGTTAGCTAATTTAGCTCTTTTGCTAGCAAGTGCTAAATAATTAGCAACAAAGATTGAACTGAAATGGCTTTGAACCACCCAAATATAATTTGCTCATGACAGTTGATTAGTTACTgcaaatagagctgcaacaattggtTGATTAATCGAAAATTAAGTGGTAACTTTTTGAAAACTgattaatcttttctttttgtcatttttcaagcaaaaatgccaaacgttCTTTGGTTCCTGATTgtcaaatgtgacgatttgctgtttttctttgtcatatatgacagaaaattgaATACTGAAACAGCCATAGTGAAAACATAATCATGAGCCctgagaaactgtgaatgaCATGtcttttactatttttaacatttaattgacGAGAGAGAATAAGAATTGGCAAATTAATCGATAGTgaaaattgttagttgcagctgtaattaCCCAGTTTACATCTTGATGATGACTGTTTGTCTCACCAGAACGTATTATTACATACTGATGTATTCAAGAAGTTTAGCTAaatttgttaaatgaaaagaaaagttttgagttttgaaGAAATGTTGAAAATTCATAAGGCACTAAAAAGTGTAACTGGATCTCAAGGCCTGTACTGAAActggttttaaatgtgtgatattCTACTGAGCCTGAGGTACAAATTGAACGGAGAAGAACTGCAGAGCCAGAACTCTCATTTAGAGCACGAAAACATCTTGaagaataaagatgaaaatgCGACTTCCTGTTCAAGCTGTCCCACAGATCTGTTGACTGTTGCACCTCCAGGTCTCAGTCATAATGACGTAATACTGTTTATcatgtctctaacatgtctGTGCTGGTTTTGTTGACGCATCAAAGTTCAGATCATGTGACTGTTGCAGACCTACGTCACATCTACGCTGCAGAGCTGAAGACTTTATGCGGCTCTTTGACCATGTTGGTGATGAGGCCTGTCTGGGAG
This region of Thunnus maccoyii chromosome 6, fThuMac1.1, whole genome shotgun sequence genomic DNA includes:
- the LOC121898569 gene encoding uncharacterized protein LOC121898569 is translated as KVVVLSDLSEAIVHSMQRSRRLLFVLSPNFLAEKSFSLLECRLGLYVQHGHHASIVAVTYRSVSKLPCVEVAQLRQAAATTVTWRGSRSESRRSRFWLRLRLALPLRPLALGRRLIDSTSSHSDLAMLALQRAQSIHSQKQRDRAGANQCRRNRRASANQSRRDRHAPPRGRGKVKREGACREAGSNGRGKEPQHSCSGGADFVSQVEDTGVELTVEIQQVSPDRTEIRSDPVPETDPAPIPDPAHDAHCTPDPAPVPDLAPDVDCDSALPTCQLDGGKHKQQQMIGSR